AAGAAAATCAATTGGGGCACATTGATATGACATATTTGGTATCTTTGAAGACTAGTAATTATGTAGACTATAATCGAAATAACAGTAAATTCATTTCTGGTTTACAGGGATATTATCTTGCAACATCTCGTGAATTGACTCGGCTTGACTCAATTACAAAAGCACCTGTTATTCATCATTTCTCTGAAAGCATCTCAGGTGTTATGACTATACGTTGCTTTAGGAAGCAGGAGATGTTTAGTCAAGAAAACATTAACCGTGTGAACGCCAATCTGCGAATGGATTTCCACAACAATGGATCCAATGAGTGGTTGGGCTTCCGACTGGAACTGCTTGGAAGCTTGCTTCTCTGTATTTCTGCAATGTTCATGATTGTCTTACCTAGCAGCATCATCAAGCCAGGTATAACACCTGTCCAAGGGTAATTCATGGATTATCATGAATTCTAGATTTGATAATCCTTTTGTATTTAGATCTACCTCCTCTACCGATAAAGGAAATGGGTATGAGGAAAGAGAATACCCATTGAGCATAGTCTTTCTATTAATAATTTGCTTGCTAATAACTTGTTTCAAGTTAAAATCTGACTTCTACCTTTGGGCAATTGAGAATCAGATTCTGTCAGCAAAAGTTAAACATACCTGCTTCATCTCATCTATAACTATAGAAAATGTAACTATTACCTCATCTATGGGCATCACTTGTCTTGAAAAACTATATCTAGAGATCTTTTCCTTCTTGTGTgaaataatgcatatacattaaGAGAACACGAAGTTGCTGAATGATATAGTAGATAAATCCAAGTGCTGTACCTTTAAATAATTCTACGGTGAGATTGAATATAGTGgtcatattattttttcaatcttAGCGATCAGGATATTCCATACAAATAGACAAACATTTAGTCATGCATTCAGCTGCACTACAAAAGTTATCAACCAAGAGTACAAGAAACTTCTAATTTGGACAAGGCAGGCCAGTGGATCAACATGATTCTAGCTTCTTCAATTCTTTCCTTCAGTTTTTTGTTGTACTTATCTCCGTGTTCTATTCTATAGCTGAACTAAactaatattcttttttttggggggCAGAAAACGTTGGCTTATCGCTATCATATGGTTTGTCCCTAAACAGTGTGCTATTCTGGTCCGTCTTTGTGAGTTGCTTCGTCGAAAACAAAATGGTTTCTGTTGAAAGATTAAAACAGTTCTCATGCATACCATCAGAAGCAGAGTGGAGAAAAATGGATTTTGTCCCGCCTTCAGATTGGCCGAGCCGTGGCAACGTTGAGGTTGAAGACTTGCAGGTAGTTATTCCAACTGATATTCGCTTGCCTACAGAttcttaaatttcaaatatgttAACATTGAATCTCTGTATTGTTTATTCTACTGGTGAACAGGTCAGATATCGTCCAAACACTCCTCTAGTGCTTAAAGGAATTACTCTCAACATTAGAGGGGGAGAGAAGATTGGTGTTGTTGGTCGTACTGGGGGTGGAAAATCAACACTAATTCAAGTTTTCTTCCGTTTGGTGGAGCCTGCAGCTGGAAGAATAGTCATTGACGGCATTGACATATCCAGGCTCGGGCTTCATGATCTTAGATCTCGCTTTGGAATCATTCCCCAAGAACCAGTTCTTTTTGAAGGAACTGTGAGAAGCAACATTGACCCCATTGGACAATATTCAGATGATGAAATTTGGAAGGTAATTTAACTTGCTGTGTAAAATAGTTTACAAACTACCTAAAAGATAACGCAAAATTAGCCAAAGCATGTCTAGACTGCTGAGACGTTTTTGGACTATAATTATGTAAGAGCAACATACTATTTGTTAATGAGAAAATAGCAAATACTCCAGACATTATTTTGTTATCTTCCAGGAATTCATCTAACATGAAATCTCGTTCATTGTAGAGCCTCGATCGCTGCCAACTGAAAGATGTGGTGTCTTCAAAACCCGAAAAACTTGACTCACCTGGTAACTTTTCCTCCTCTGCCATCCTTGTGATTCTCTGCGGAATTACGCAACCAACTTTGATGCTCATCAAATATATGTATTACTGATATGTGAATACTGTTTATTGGTAAATCATAGTTGTTGATAATGGAGATAACTGGAGTGTCGGGCAGAGGCAGCTTCTTTGCTTGGGAAGAGTGATGCTAAAACACAGCAGACTTCTATTTATGGACGAGGCAACCGCCAGTGTTGATTCACAGACCGATGCTGTGATTCAGAAAATCATCCGCGAGGACTTCACCGCCTGTACTATAATCAGCATTGCCCACAGAATACCAACAGTCATGGACTGTGATAGAGTTCTTGTTGTAGATGCAGGTTCGAATTTCTCTCCTCTTACTTTGTACCTTATTTTGAATCTGGTAAATGATTATTCATCTTTATGTGATGAACATTTCAAATCAAGCATAGTCAGTACTTCTGTGAGATTTTTTACCTACTCTTTTCCTGGTAGTAAATGCCTAGAAGTTTTTGGCCTATTTGTTTTGAGTTTTCCCTTTGCTTAATTTTGTGAATTTCATACAACCTCAAACTAGAGGCTTATGGTATACTGCCTAATTCTTTTTTCCATAAGCAGCATTTTACGCTGATTGTCTCCTTCACGCCCCCCTAACACCACCCACCACCCCATCACTCCCCAATCCCCTACCTCTCCTCCCCCCTTAAACCCCATCCCCCCCCCTCGTATTGTCCTAGATTATATGAATACTCTTGAGacaatttcctttttttgtgGAATGTGAGAAATATTTGTCCTACCAATGAAGAGAAATTAATGCTGCATCTTCATGACTTGTATGGAAAAACTAATGCTTCCGGAGATATGCATTTTTAGACACAGTATATTCTAACAATTGTGATGGTTAAAAGTCTAAGTGAGAGATTTTTGGGATATATACTATCAACCATGAGACCATTTTTTGCTTACTTACCAAACACCACGTATTTTCTAAGAAATAATTTTCGTGGAAAACATTTACCGTCATAACAAGCACGGTCTAATGTAATTTAGCCTACTATAGCCAATTATCTGTCTTTTATAATTTTCGTGGAAAACATTTACCGTCATAACAAGCACGGTCTAATGTAATTTAGCCTACTATAGCCAATTATCTGTCTTTCTTTTTTCCAGGTTACTAGTTTCACTTATTATGAGTAGTTACGTGTAATTACCTTTTAAGCGACTTAATAGTGGAAAGTTTCTTTGGCGTTTTCTGCGTATAGAGCTTAAATTCTTTTCTTAACCCCAAACACCTCATTTTTTCATGCAGGAATAGCAAAAGAGTTTGACAAACCATCTCATTTGCTGGAAAGGTCTTCACTTTTTGGGGCTTTGGTTCAAGAATATGCTAACAGATCATCTGAGCTCTAACCACATCATTCTGGCTTTCTTGGTTTTTGCTTAATTTGTAAAATACCTATCCAAATATTTACACTAGATTTTCAAATAGTATCATCTCCTACTAGTCTCTTAAGTAGATTTTGCTGTGTTGGAACAATATTGGCATTAAAACAATTgtaatttctctttcaattaaTAAAAAACAAGAAGGCTATTTTATATAGGGTGATATTTCATCCTCTTCCAATCAATCTGTTCTAGCTTGTGTGTTTTTCTTAGTAGGCGTTTGGCTATAGATCCAAAAGAGTTTCACTttatttggaatttatgaagTTGGAGTTGAAGATGAAGCTGTGTTTAGTTATACTTTTTGCAAAGTATTTTGAAATAATGTTCATGTTTGAATATATTTAAATACAGCTTCAAAGTGAAAAGTGAGGTGGAAAACAATTAATAAACGTTCAAATTTAGGAGAAGTTTTACGCGTGTTCTCAAGCGCCTTTTACGtgaataaattaattacttaaatATGTCATATTTTTTAGATTATGCTCATTAGCTCTAATAAGTCGTAAAACCTCAAAAGTTTGTTTCAATTGAGGctgaaatatataattaaaggaGATGATATATTGCATATGGTTAACATATCGACATAATTGTGTTATTAAAACGCTCTATAAGTTCAGATGCTCAATTGGAACAAACTGTAATTTAAAatgtaaataaattttattgataaatttaaGGGAGTTGTCGCTATTCTTCGAGTGCACATTGCGTAAATTTGATGTAAACCACATTAGGTAAATTTGATGTGATGAGCTCGATTGAAAAGACCTTGACAAGAAAAACTAATCCTTGACTTTTCTTATAGAGTATCATTTGTTGCATCAACTCAGCCATCCTTACGGGTGTCAAAATAAAAGGAACTAATGGTCAAAACACACTTAAAATATCTAGTTTTTTTGAGTAATATAATCTAAATTATACCTAAACTATGAGATACTAACACTATGTTTGGATGATGGTTTcccattgtttcataatgtacgGTACTGTATGGTATGGTATGGTACTGTACAGTACAAGTACAATACTATATTTGGACAGACCGTATGATTTACTATTgtttaatgataattttgttgttgtatcataattgataaatttaagaaaatgcccttaattattataaatatcaaTCACAATATTTTCTAAGGCTAACTTCTCCGATAGGAAATAAGAATTAGGATCGTAAAAGAGAATAAGAAATCTGAAGAGAAACTAGCAAAAGCGTTGATTCCATTGGAGATAACGAGCACAATTGAAgagaaaatttcaatttgaaatccCCAGAAGCTTTAAAAATTATTGCGGAGGAGAATGAGCAATACGACAGTGAAAACAACAGATATATTATGACAACgtttaataaagaataaaagataaattaaaattatttaaagttaAGTAAggatataattgaaaaaaagaagaagtaaacAATGGGATACCACCAAATTGGTGGTTTCAAAAAGTGAGGGTTTTCATAGTTGCAAACCCATAAAACCAAATCATATCATGCCGtgtaattaaagaaataatcaaaacaaacgTGGTTCTCTTACTAACAATAGCATACCACGAAAAACCACCATTCAAACAAGCTCTAAAAATTTTCTACATGAactattattaattatttatcaaaacacaCTTTTAACTGTCACACACCTAATATAGTTAATATATGGAACTCGAAAAAATTGAAATACCttatctctatttttttaaCCATTCCCTCaagtaaaaaaaacatataaattaGAGGTGTCCAAAGTCCAAACTAACAGAAGGGTTTATCAAGCACAATCCCCTTAAACCCTAGCACCTTTTTGGCACAGAGATGGGTGGTTCACGGCGAAAGTACAAGAGATCAAGGACAAAAGTGAGGGTTGGTCTGCCGAAGAAGAACCCTAATGTATTCAAACCGGCGTTTTCTCTTCCACCGAAGCTCCGGTCACTGGTCAACTCTCATTGGGATGACAAGGGAAGTGTAATCGACAATTACAAGTCATTCGGCGTCGTTTCAAACCCTAACTTGCTTGGTGTTCGTTGCCGTACCTCTCATATGATTGAAATGGACTCTCTTCAGGTCCCGCCGCCGCAGAAGCCGGCACCAACCTCTGATGATGATGCCGATGCGTTTGAGGATCTGGACGATTCTGGCAGTGAGGTTGAGGAAGACGGTGAGTTCGTTTTTTACAATACTTTTAGTTGCTGTTACTGTAAGAAATCAATTGTTTAATCAACTATGCCGCCTTAATCTCAAACTTCATATCCATTTTGCTCCATTCGTTCATTAATATCATTGCTAAAAAATCAGTCTTTTGAGGGAAATTGATGGTTTACTATAACTAGAGGATCTAACAATGTTGAACAAGTCTCTAACAACGCAGTGGGGACCTAATGTAAGTGTAACAGCAATTAAGCATTAATCCCAGCTGGTTGGTGTTGCTGTTTTGCGTATTCTGGAAAAACTGTGGTGAGCTAAAATTTCTATGATGCAACTCGATGTGATTAGACTGGGATGTCATAATGCCAATGTtgtttgatatattttaaatgcataaatTTGACACTATTTATTGATGTATGAAGAGGTCTGATAAGATATACTATCTTAGTACTGATGAAAACCTCTTTAGCTTGGTGGTTGAGTTCGTTGGAGCGTTTCTGAGCTGTGGGTTACCGTAGTGGATGGGTATATTAGATTATGAAACGCATATGTTTTGTACCTTTTTGCTTCAACTTCATAGCTTGCatcagaagaaagaaaaatactAGAGTGCTTTTCTTCTGCCAAAGAAAAATACTATTAGGTCCTTTTTTCCTCCTCTCTTTGGAAGATATCATTTTTGGAGTCTTCTGCTATGGAACCTTACATTGTATcttgaatgtttcaaatgataGTGGGAACTTCCATGCGTGAGTAGTATTCTTTTACTAATTATCTGTGACGTCAATTAGAAATTAAAAGCGCTATGCACAATTTTGCGTCATGGAGAAGAAGCTGCCAATTGGGTTCATAAGGATTTCATCTATGGATAGCGGGAGAGAGGGGGAATTGCAAGAGGCTGCACATGGAAATGCCAGTTAAATAGACTTTAAGGATGAATAACAAATTAGTTTTGCAGAATTAAGATAATGTCTAGATTCCTGTTTTACTCTTCCAACTGCATACAGGCATGATGAATGATGTAGTGATTAGTGGGTGAAGCATTAcctgttatatttattatatagcaGTGAAGACAATTTAAGTTTTATAAGAGCCTGATTCTTGTGTTTCCGTTTATCATATCATTCGTACTCCATAATATTAAACCGTGATACTTTTGATTTTTGAACTATAGATCTTAAGTCCGCACTTGGGAAGAAACGAAGGGATGGAAAAAGTGCTCCTCTGCAACCATTGACTACCATACAACGAGTATATATTAGCAGGCTTGTTGAGGAGTATGGAGATGATTATCAGGTAATAATGGGGGATTTGCAAAATCATTTAGCATGTATTTGCTCTGTCATAATACTCACTGGAGACTCTTTTTTCCCTCTCTGCAGAGCATGTTCATGGACACAAAGCTCAATAAGATGCAGCATTCTGTAGCAACATTAGAGAAACTCTGCAAAAGATATCACATGTACAAGGATAAAAATCCATTACTTGTTGGCACTTGAAGACAATCCTGGATAATTCACATGACAATATCAATACTAGCTAGATCCAGGACTCGGTAGGGTCACTCATTCATCAAGGTTGATCTGGTggctttccttttttcttttctcttcgcTTTTTGGCTTGTAAGTTTTGAATGGAAGAGCAGGCGGTTGATGTGCTTGTTGGCCAATCTTTGCACATTAGAGTTCTTGTATTAGGCTGCATTTACAGAAGTGATGGAAATGAAGAGAGCCCAGATGCAGTATTTAAGCTTATTTTCCCTTTCTCTGTTGTTGAATCTTGTGGTTTCATTTTAAAATGAGATAGATATCGGATGGTATctgtattattatttataatactACTCTCTTTTTCATTACATTTATTAAGGGTGAAAGTTGGGATTAATAATTATATCTTGATTTTCTTAAAATGGCAATTACTATGGAcctgttataaaataaactaatttagcaaaataagaaggagatAGTAGGAGGAAGAAAAAGGAGCAGAAGAGTAATGTTTCGTATCTGTGTTTTTTCTCACATTGCACAAGAAagaggctatatttatagccataaaaTGAGTAAAAACTAAGCAGGCAATTTGCCCACtttaagtgggccccacttgaAAAATAACATCCATAATATAAAATTCTCCCTTGAATGtctatataaaagaaaaattctattgaaagaataaatatatatatatagttatttttaATATCCATAGATGTTGCGTctcgttaaaatcttactaggAAAAAATTCAGTGGGAAAAAATCTactgaaggaaaaagagtacacacatctggtaatacgttttgagtgctgcctcattaaaaaccttaccagaaaaattcagtgggacaaaatcttggttaaggaaaaaagagtacaacgcgtactttactccccctgatgaaaactttatttgatattttggagacgacgcattcccatcttatatcttagtttttcaaaagttgatgttagtaatgcctttgtgaataaatctgtaagattatcacttgaacgaacttgttgtacatcaatatcactattcttctgaagatcatgtgtgaagaataattttggtgaaatatgtttcgttctgtctccttttatgaagtcacctttcaattgatctatacatgcaacattgtcttcgaatataactgtgggtactttgacattattttccaggctgcatctttctttgatgaactgtatcatcgatctcaaccacacacattctctacttgcttcatgaattgctatcatttcagcatgatttgaagaagtaacaacaatagactgctttgtagatcgccatgatacaacagttcctccgtgtgtaaatagatagccgatttgagatcgagctttatgtgggtctgataaataatcTGCATCTGCATGACCAATAAGCtatgcacaacctttgttagtataaaacaaacccatatcaatagtaccttttaggtatcgcaaaatatgtttgataccatttcaatgccttcgcgttgggaaTGAACTATatcttgccagcaaattaacagaaaatgttatatcaggcctgatTGCATTAGTaaggtacataagtgcaccaatagcactaagATATGATACTTCAgaaccaagaagttcttcatcctcttctgaaggtcgaaatggatcttttttcacttcaagtgatcgaataaccattggagtacttaatggatgtgctttgtccatgtaaaatcgttttaaattttttttagtatatgcagattggtggacaaagactcCGTctactaaatgttcaatttgcagacctagacaaagttttgtctttccaagatctttcatctcaaattctttctttagatacttaatcgccttttggacctctttagggattccaatgaaatttatgtcatcaacataaatgacgagtataacaaactctgatttcattttcttaataaaatacatggacaaatgacatcatttatataaccttcatttatcaagtactcactaaggcga
This DNA window, taken from Solanum dulcamara chromosome 3, daSolDulc1.2, whole genome shotgun sequence, encodes the following:
- the LOC129882934 gene encoding uncharacterized protein LOC129882934 codes for the protein MGGSRRKYKRSRTKVRVGLPKKNPNVFKPAFSLPPKLRSLVNSHWDDKGSVIDNYKSFGVVSNPNLLGVRCRTSHMIEMDSLQVPPPQKPAPTSDDDADAFEDLDDSGSEVEEDDLKSALGKKRRDGKSAPLQPLTTIQRVYISRLVEEYGDDYQSMFMDTKLNKMQHSVATLEKLCKRYHMYKDKNPLLVGT